The segment TGAGGCAACGTTGGTGAAGATCTTGGTTGGGGAGGATCTTTCTTGTACGGCGATGGCAGCTATACTCTTCttctcattgtcatcatcatcactgtcactgtccgattgccattcttgcccgagatgagcttcccctttcttcttgtCCTTGTACTTCTTGTCATTTTGTTTGGTGTACCTTGACTTCTTCCCTTTGTTGGGACAATCAGCTGCAAGATGGCTGgtgtcaccacactcatagcaCAACCTCTTTctatatggcttgtttcctccatatctcctcatcttatctttcttcattcttagatagttcttgtagtttcccactagcatagcttgttcttcatcaagatcatcatcatctttgtgcttatgctcacaacaacctttgttgcaatgacttgactcacttccatgtgaagctgtgagtgctatgttctttctttgatttagagcttctttggcttcatcatccaagacttcatggtgcatcaacttTGCTAGCATTTCTTGAGGAGTCATAGTATGATAGTTGTCTTTCTCCATGATGACGGATGCAAGCATGTTGTTCCTTTGCCTATACACTCTATAGATCTTTCTTGCTGCAGAGTTATCATCCCATGTTTttgctccaagtgctctaatttgattgatcaatgacataaatctatcaaacatggcttttattgtttctccctcaagtatgcaaaatttctcaatcttgctttgtaggagctcaatgtttcctactcttacacttttgtctccctcaaatgacactttcaaagtgtcccaaatctgcttagcatttaccataccatttactttgttgttgtcCTCAGGAGTAAGACATTGCAGGATCAAGGTAGCAGCTGTTGCATTAAGGTGaaagtctctctcatcttcgGAAGTCCACTCACTTGGATCTTGTGGTGGATTCACTCCAATGTCCACAACTTCCCAGCATCTTGCGGCAATGAGATGCAACTTCATTCTGTGATCCCAATCGGTGTACCTTATACcatcaaatggaggtggctTTCCAGGATTGATCATCGGCAATGTTGGATTCTTGCTTGAACCGCTATAATCAAACCCAGTTTTATTGTAGGTCTTTAAAACCTTGCTAGCATCATCATTTCCACCTTCGCTATCCGACTCATGattccttttacctaggagttctttcatcttgtctagctcttcttgcatcttcTTCATTTGCTCTTTCTGCTGCAGCTGCAAGGATGCTGTGATCTGTGCTGTGATTTGCTCAACGATTTGTTGTTGAGTTGTTGGATCCATCTTCGCCAATGTTGCtcctcacgcggtgaagcgtttgAACGAGGaaccttgctttgataccaattgaaaggatctaattggcctagagggggggtgaataggcgtatttTAAAACCTAAAACtcaactcaagttgcggaagtcaaatgcctatcggtaccaccgacagtttgggccggtactactggtgtcacacagccagtactaccgacgcaaactgctggtactaccgactccctaagacagctacgaaatcagagtgtaaagagcttagatttcagatctgagttttaccccactttcctaaGTGTAGGAGAGGATGTTGTTGGAGTCTCCTTAGCTTAGTCCTTCTTCACAACGTAGATCAACCTTTGTTTATCTATTGAAGAGaggtagagagagagaggaatacaaagaacacaaacaagggtagtcgaagctacctccacagcaagacaaggtatttttcctgaggttcggcaatctccacttaggagttcctacgtccccgttgttgaggtgaccacaaaggtctgaccacttaggtctcctcttcaagcaaccacaaaggttagcttgatgtttccactaagaatcaaagggtaatacaaacacttcggggtgccctcacaagtgaatcaacacgggcaaccacgaagaacgcctagccggctagggttccaagaacccaagagtaacaaatacaaaccgaaccggcaagacgaggaacagagtgctcaagtcacagatcgaagctcccaactctctaatctcacttctctagctcgaatctctcaagaaatgaagtctaggagcaagtgggagagagagtgggtgagacaaagcttggagactgttttctcagatgtgaaaagctagaatgagcaagccaacggttagaaaagaggagagagctatttatactagagtacagaacacttgccggtactaccggtgcaaccaccggtaccaccggtgtccTCAGATCTAAACGTGAGAAGGTCAAGGAggatgcgagaaaaaggcctaccggtactaccggccatgagccggtaccaccggtggaaggccggtaccaccggcagtacAAATTCCCGCAAAAAGCAGTTCTGCGAgaatttggcctgccggtactaccggcgtttcaccggtaccaccggttaaagcccggtactaccggtagttcattttctcgcaaaactcaggagaagaactggcactgccggtaccactggccctgagggccggtactaccggctcaccctggcagagaagaaacttcccagaagttcgtgcgtgcaagtgtgtctctaaAGCGCAAAAGctaagttgacctgagcacctttatcctcatcttaccaacttaatttgcatccctcttgatagtgcggcgtttcctacaactcaaacaagaaataaaactaggtaacttcttgagttgaaacgACGCTTAAATGAAGAAATTttgggggtgctgtgattcaccaaatgtgtttgtttgattccatTAATGAACTAGCAcctgtagattacacttgatagacatgttagttcctaatttaattgtcattaattatcaaaacccacactgGGGGCGAATGTACTTACACTCATGTTTTCAACAAGGACCCGAAGCAGGCCACCTTGCAAGCATATCACGGGGAAGCTCCTACCATTGGAGGTTTGATCAAGAAGCACTTAGAGATGCCTCTGCTGAGATGGTTATAGAAGATGAGCAACCCTTTTGTTTTGGTGAGAAGCCAGGTTTGAAGAAATTTCTATCCAAAGCATGTCCTCGTTTCCAAGTTCCATCGAGAAGGACTTGCACAAGGGACATTGTGCGCCATTACTTTGAAGAGAAGGCCAAGCTGAAGAAGTTCTTTGTTGATTCTTGTCAAAGAGTGTGTCTGAGAACAGATGCTTGGACTTCTCAAGTTCAAGATGGATATATGACTGTTACGACAAGCTTCATTGATGAAAGCTGGAATTTGCATAAGAAAGTGGTAACTTTTTCATGTTAAAGGGTCACAAGGGGGAGGATATTGGGAAGAACATGACAAGATGCTTAGCTGATTGGGGTTTGGATAAAGTAATGAGTATAACAGTGGATAATGTGAGTGCCAATGACACTGGAGTTGATTACTTGAGGAAGCAGCTGCAGAAAACCAACATTGCCAAGGGCAAGTTTGTGCATATGAGGTGTGCAACTCACATTGTGAATCTGATTGTAAGAGATGGTTTGCAAGAAGTTGACCTATCTATTAAGCGTGTTAAGGCTACTATTAGGTATATAAAAAATGGGACATCAAGATTGGTCAAGTTTAAAGAAATTGATGAGGAAGAGAAAGTGGACAACAAAGCCTTTTTGAAACTAGACTATTCGTCAAGGTGGAATTCCACCTATTTGATGTTGAAGGCTGCATTGTGTATCAGAAAGTGTTTTTAAAGTTAGCTGAAGATGACCCTAATTATGTTATTGACTTGTCTGAAGCAAGAGATGGTCTTGGGCATCCAGATGAAGATGATTGGGAAAATGCAAAGAAAATGGCACAATTTCTACAACATTTTTATGACCTTACTGTCCGTATCTCTTCTTCCCTCCAAGTTACTAGTAACACTTTCTTCCATGAGATTAGAGAAGTATGTCTTGTGATACAAGAATGGCTAAACAGTGAAGATAGTTTGCAAGTTTTAATGGGAAAAAGAATGAAAGAgaaatttgataaatattaggGAGTTTGGCACACCAACAACAAGGACAACGAGAAAGGGCAGCAGCAAGAGCAAGATAGGGATAAAGGGCAAAGAAAGGGCAAGGGGAAGGACAAGGACAAGGAGAAAGAGAACATCAACTTACTGATATTTGTGGCTGCATTCCTTGATCCAAGGTACTTATCTTTGTACACAATAATTACTGTTGAAGAGATATTTGGTGAGGAAAGAGGTCAATTGGTTTGGGCAGCGATAAATACTTGTGTGACAGTGTTGTTTGAAGAATACAGGAACATGTATGCTCCAAGTGAAGAAACAACTCCAGTAGTTGATGATGATAAATCTAAGAGAGTAGCAGGAGGAATGCTTAAAAACAAAATTGCCAAGAAGATGAAGTTAAATAACTGTTCTACTAGCACCAACAAATCTGAACTTGAGAAATATCTTGCTGAAGAAACAGAATACATAGACTCAAAAATGGACATGCTTGCTTGGTGGAAAGTCAATTAAGCGAGGTTTCCAGTTTTGGGTCACATGGCTCGTGATGTGCTTGCTATCCCCATTACAACAGTTGCGTCAGAGTCAGCTTTTACTACATGCGGACGTATTTTGGATGACTTCCGTACCTCTCTTACTCCATTCATGTTAGAGGCTTTAGTAGTACTCGATTCATGTTAGAGGCTTTAGTATGCACACAGGATTGGCTACGAAGGCCTTCTGTTGACATAAGAGAGATTACAGAGGAATTGGCAATAATACAAAATGGTACCGTATTTCCTTTGCAATTTTCAATTTACTATAATGTTACATATGTAACTGTGTTGTGCGCTGTGCATTCATAGAGTGGATAGAAGACTATGGCGGCAATGGAAAAAAGAATGAGCAGCCATCTGTGACACCAAACCTGCGGGTAATGATTTTTTAGGGGCTGTCATCGGGTAACAATTCTCATTACCTAAACTGAAAACCCGAACTACCCGACCCGAAGTTTGCAGGTTATCCGAACGCCCAGACTGAAGTAGTAGGGCACACTTAATACATGACCCTTGTTCTAAAAACAATTATAAGATTCTAGGTGCATGAGTCAATCAGCATCTCTCACGCACAGTGATTAGAGGGTCAGCCATGGCTGCTCGACCTTGAGCATGTTTGTTTATCTAAAAACCATAGTTAAAAGTattgttcgttgatttattatgaaagaaaaatattgttgaatgactgacagattcggcagataagcttAAGCGAACTGGACCAAAACACCCTAAAACCAGTCATCTCTGTGTTGCTATGTGGCCAAGAAAGCGAACCAGGCTCACCAAGAGAACAAAGCAGTTACAGGTCGTCTCAATGTTTCTCACTTCATTCACCATTAGACTCCCATGCCCTACAGTCCATTTCAGGGTGATATGGTGATGACAGTGAGCTAGATTGGAACAACGAGTGGCTGCTTTTCATGTGTCTTCCCTACCCTTTCTAGACTTGATGCCGGGGGCAGCGAAGTGAAAAGTTTTGATTCCATTTGGTTTATGTACTTCTCTCGTCTTGtacaaaaatatatatgtgcacgtgatggatgttgatatttgttaacttATAGAAAAATTCATAAGCACACATATTACCAccgatatagtttttgtatagAAGTATTTCAATGTAACAATTTTCATAAGGGACACAATGCAAACTATACTAATCAAAGATAAAGTTTGTCTAAGGATAATAAATGTTTTGTATGGGGTAGATAAGATTTTCATATGGTTTCTTAGGATAGTCTAAAGAATTGAGAGCAACTCCAATAATGTTCCTTAAAATAGTTACCCTACTTGGGATTTAAGGGTTTTCCCTACTTTTGAAGGTTTTGTTTACTAGGTTCAATTCTAACGGTAGTCATCTCAAATTAATTGTGCCCCCTATTTTTAGACTTACTTGTCAGTCATATTACtattattctttttattttttctttcatgCTCACTTCTCCTATCCCCGCTCCTAGTAGGTGCTCATTGGGGAACAGGTTAGGGATAAAAAGGCTTGTCAAGCAGGAGGTGAGGGACAAGGCAAGGTGTCAGGGAGGGGCAGGCTCAGACTCGATGGCGACATGGCGGGAGGGAATAGGGCGACGACCAGGATGAAAAAATATGTGGGAGGGAGTTGCTTTGGGTaaaaaatcctaggaagaatttGGGACCTCCCTACGCATCCATATGAGATGGGGCTAAGGGGGGAGAATTGGGATATAAAGTAGGGACTCGAGTTGGGGTAGACCTAATAAGCACTTTGCGGGTTGGACTAGGCTTGAGCCAAGCAAAAAAAAGCCTTGCTATTTTGGGCCAAAGAAGTACTCATTTTTTTGGGCTGGGCTCGGGCCTAGATAGGCCGCGCATGTAGTTTACAGTGTAAATATTTTGGATGGGCTCGGGTTAAGAAAAATTTTGTGAGCAATGGCATCTATGCCTAGGCCCTGTCGTCCACTAAACATTTGCGGGTAGCCAAAACCCGTGGGACTCGGGCCGGGCTAGACTCAATTTTCTCATGTCTACAAGTTGGGACCTTATTAGATTAagttttttttactatatatagcACCACAAATAATTTCTTATGGATTATATTCTTATGCAAGATTACTTACTTCGGAATGTCAAACTCTCCCTTAGCAGCAAAAAGGAGAAGGATACTAAATAAACAAGTTGACAAGTGTCTtacagtttttaaataaatgtgATAGAATACGTCACCCGAACAAGGGTACCACCTGCCAGCTACCACTATGCCCCGTGGGGTTAAGAGCATTATCAGGTAAAATATAGTTTTGATATATCTATATTATCAGATATTATAATCTAGATATATTGATGTCATGTAGTTTGCTCTGAATTTGAATGTCATGTGTAGATGTATATACCTTCTTGATTAAAATGTGCAATGTATGTAATATTATACTTTTCAAAGTgttgcatatatatacatacattatATGTATATGCAGAATTTGAAATGTCAATTTTAAGTTTTAACGTGAACATATTTCTAAAGATGGCTAGCAAATCGTGCCACCTCTAAAAATCATTTTTCAAAAGCGGCCAGCTGGGAACAACATCTGCATGTGGAAAATAGATTTGTAGAGATAGTTGGGAACAACATCTGCCtctcaaaatttatttttagagGCGGTTTATGTTTCTAGCCACCTCGAAAAACAATTTCTAGGGACAGTAGAGACTTCCCCAGTATACTAGTATTTTCTTAAGTTTACTTCAGTATTTGACaatacaattctttttttttgacaagagaCCATACAATTCTTTGTGTGGTTCTAGACAATGTGCTTGTTCGACAACGTTTGTGTCTATAAGGTGCTTTGAACAAAGGACAGAATTAATAAAACTAGAAGACTTGTGTACTACTATTTTGTTCTCTAATGTAGGGAGAGAGTAGCTAGGTAGATATCCTACCCTCCAACTGGCCACCGCCGGATGGGAGATGGAGTGTATATATACCACCGCGCAATTGACTTGAGAAGCTTTCcgcttttatttttttaccaactTGCATACTGGCTAGCTCTTATGTCCCCACCATTGTTTTTGACCCTACAGGGATAGTTTGACCAAATGGCCGTCTACATATGTGACCTGCATTACCCAAATGCACATAGGATTTAATTTCCACCCTGCTCTTAATCTTAATTATATAATATATCACTAAGTTATAAGTACCCCGTTAAACTACAGAACACACACTAGCTTCTTTCCGCCACCGGACAACAATATATAGCAAGGTCATGAATTAAAAACTACTAGCAGATCTTTCAAGTTGAAACTACTCCTACGGGAATAGATACGGGTAAAAGGTCGTAATAATACCGGAAATTTCACCTTCTATAGTGTCATCCTTTTTTTCATAAGTAAGTAGAAAGAAGTCCTGATGGCCGTGTGGGTGAAGATTTACACATGTTTGTTTGCACTCAAGCAAGCAAAAATCAAGTACAGTAGCAACAAATAAGCGAATAAGTGTCTTAATTAACGCGCGCCCTGCTGGTGTTTCACTGTCACAAAATGTTTGGGTAATAATCAAGTCGCGTATATGTATCCTCCATCAAGCACAACAAAATGTCATACCCCAAGACTCAAGTAGCATTTACACGCGCGCAATACAAAATATAAACCGACGGCCATCGGCCACACACATGTCCAGAAAGATACATGCATATACTCTCATTGTATACAAAACTGAGCAAAATTTAGCTGGGAAGGGAACAGCTAGTAGCAACCTTCAACTATGGCCTGATCTCATGCAATGCAAGCTAGGTTATATCAGGTCGATAAGGCGGCTGAGCGTGGTCCTGATGCTGTCCGGGACCGGGAGCACCTCGGCCACCATGGCCAGTATCATCTTTCCCTTGTTCATCTGCTGCTTGGCGTCGAGCTGCTCCTTGTAGCGCTGGACCTCGCGCTTCAGCTCCGCCACCTCATTCTTCAGCTCCCTGAGCAGCTTCTTGTCTCGGCTCATGGCCGCCTCGATTGCCCTGACCTGCTCCATGACCCAGCAGTAATCGTAGCCAACCCTGTTGGCTTCTTCTCCGCCATCCCATGACGCTGCTGTCAATAATGCCTTCTTCTGCGTGTGCGCATGAATACAATATAATTACTAGTAGTAGGTCAATTCTGAATCTTCTTCAGGTGTTATATATGGAAGACCAGGCTATTATATATTATCCAATAGCCTGCGAGCGAGGAAACCTAATTTAATTTTCATGATGATGACGGGACCAGAACGAACTGTTTAGATAATTAACCACCTAAGCTAGGTCAAAATGGAACTGGAAGGGGCATGCATGACCTACCTGATTATCCTCGGGATACATCTGGATGatctgatgatcatggtgaccaGCAGTAGCAGAAGGCGTCTCAGGCTGAATCCAACCCGACACCACCTCGTAGTGGATCGGGGTCACCCGCACCGTCTTCGACCTCCGGCGAGGGTTGTCGTCCAGAGCTATATCCACATAGATAAGTATCGAGAAAAGCACATGTACTCCATATTAGCGTTACCCACATGCATATCTTTTCTATTAATATATGCTCAGCGATTTTCTCGATTGTGGCTTTTCGGAAAAAAATGTTATTAGCCGCATGAACATGGAAGGACACACTGCTTAATCAAATCAAACAACAATCGGTCATAGATTAAGTAAGA is part of the Sorghum bicolor cultivar BTx623 chromosome 10, Sorghum_bicolor_NCBIv3, whole genome shotgun sequence genome and harbors:
- the LOC110431087 gene encoding zinc finger BED domain-containing protein RICESLEEPER 2-like → MSITVDNVSANDTGVDYLRKQLQKTNIAKGKFVHMRCATHIVNLIVRDGLQEVDLSIKRVKATIRYIKNGTSRLVKFKEIDEEEKKVFLKLAEDDPNYVIDLSEARDGLGHPDEDDWENAKKMAQFLQHFYDLTVRISSSLQVTSNTFFHEIREGVWHTNNKDNEKGQQQEQDRDKGQRKGKGKDKDKEKENINLLIFVAAFLDPRYLSLYTIITVEEIFGEERGQLVWAAINTCVTVLFEEYRNMYAPSEETTPVVDDDKSKRVAGGMLKNKIAKKMKLNNCSTSTNKSELEKYLAEETEYIDSKMDMLAWWKVN